In Gracilibacillus salitolerans, the sequence TTATATGAGAAACATAAAATTATTTTTTGCTTTAATTACACTCTTATTTGCAATCGTTATCATTACAGCATGTGCTCCAGACAGAGAGGAAGACACAAATACAGATAGCAATGAAGCAAGTACATCAGAAGAAACTGTTGAAGAATCAAATGACTCTGCTGAAGCAGATAAACCAGAAGAACTAACAGTTTGGGCCAATGATGAAGAAGAGCAATTAGAAGCTATCGAGAAAATAGCAGCAGATTACGAAGAACAAAATGACATTACAGTTAATGTAGTTCCTAAATCAATGCTAGATCAATTAGATGAATTATCATTGGCAGGACCGGAAGGACGTGGACCGGATTTATTCTTTCAGCCACACGATCGAACTGGTGATATTGTTGCACAAGGTTTAGCACAACCACTTGATATTTCTGATGAACAGTTAGCTGACTACAGTGATGCTTCTCTAGCATCCGTTCAGTACGAATTTGAAGGTTCCAACGATATGTATGGTGTTCCTGCTGTAATTGAAACATACGGCATTTTTTATAACAAAGATATAATGGATGAGCCACAAACAATTGATGACTTACTTACTGCATTAGAGGAAAACACAGACGCTTCCCAAGATAAATTTGGATTTTTAATGAAACCGAACGACTTATATTTCTCTTATCCATTCTTTAAGAGTTTTGGTGGATACATTTTTGGCGGAGACATCGGTGAATATGATACAAGTGATATCGGACTTGCAAATGAAGGTGCTATCGAAGGTGGCGAACTCTATCAATCATTCTTCGGAGATGGAAAAATTCCCCCTTCCACCACAACTGATGTTATAGACGGATTATTTACAGAAGGAAAAGTTGGTGCTGTTATTAACGGGCCATGGAGTATCCCTAGTTATACAGAAGCTTTAGGGGATAGTCTTGGATTTGCCCCATTCCCTGAAATGGATGGGCAGGGAGCTCAATCATTAGTTGGTGTTAAAGCATGGATGGTATCATACTATTCTGACAATACAGAATGGGCTACAGATCTTGCATTATTTATGACAAATGAAGAAAATCAAAAACATTACTTTGACGTTGCTGGTGAACTGCCGACTAATACAAACGCTCTTGAATCTATCGAGGATCCAATTTTCAGTTCATTTAGTCAGCAAATTGAAAATGGAGTACCGATGCCTAGTACTCCGCAAATGTCTCAAGTTTGGGAACCAATGAATAATGCATTACAGTTCTTAGCTGAAGGGGAAGATCCTTCTTCCGTACTTCCAGAAGCGGTAGAACAAATAAAAACAAATATTGATGCTAGTGGTGCTCAATAAAACATTCACGGGGAAGAAAATAATTTCTTCCCTCTCATTTTTTCTGTCCTATTGGGGAGGTAATCAAATTGAATCACAATTCCAATAACAACTTTAAAAACCATAATCCTAACGTTGCTACAGTATTATCCATAATTTTTGCAGGGTTAGGTCAGCTTTATAATCGTAGATTTTTAAAAGGTACTATTTTTATTCTATTAGAACTTGCTTTTTTAGTAACGTTATTCGATACCATTAATTTCGGATTATGGGGATTACGTACGTTAGGTACTATTCCTGGTACAGATCACTCTATTCGATTATTGGTCTTTGGTGTCTTAGCATTAATTGCCACAGTTATTTTGATCGCATTATATGTAGGGAATGTGATGGATGCACGTAACCAGGCCAAAAAAATAAAAAATGGATGGAAGCCAAAAGGGCTTAAAGATACCATTATCGATTTTTATGATACTGCTTTTCCATATTTAATGACAGTTCCTGGGTTATTACTAATGATTTTTGTCGTCATATTCCCACTTATATTTTCAGTCTTACTGGCATTTACAAATTATAATTTGTACAACTCACCGCCAAGGAACCTTGTCGATTGGGTTGGATTTGAAAACTTTAAAGAACTAATTACTGTGCCAATCTGGCAAGATACTTTCATTAGTGTTTTAGCTTGGACCATTGTATGGACAGTGATTGCAACAACGCTGCAAATAGCTATAGGTTTATTCTTAGCGTTAATCGTAAATGACCCAAGAATTCGATTCAAGAAATTAATTCGTACGATTCTAATTTTACCTTGGGCAGTTCCAGCATTTGTTACGATCTTAATTTTCTCGGCCATGTTTAATGATGACTTTGGTGCGATTAACCGTGATATTATTATTCCTCTCCTTGGTGGAGAAGGGATTCCGTGGTTGAGTGAACCATTCTACGCGCGGACAGCGATTATATTAATTCAAACATGGTTAGGATTCCCATTTATATTTGCATTGTTTACAGGTGTTTTACAAAGTATCTCAAAAGACTGGTATGAAGCAGCAGACGTAGATGGCGGATCCCGTTTTCAAAAATTTCGATTTATTACTTTTCCACATGTAATGTTTGCAACTGCACCATTACTAATCATGCAGTATGCGCAAAATTTTAATAACTTTAATATTATTTACTTGTTTAATGAAGGTGGACCTCCTGTAAGAAACCAAAATGCTGGTGGTACTGACATATTAATTTCATGGGTATACAAGTTAACATTTGAAACAAACAACTATGCAATGGCAGCGGTTATCTCTCTAATTATGGGACTTATCATTTCTGGTTTTGCCTTTTATCAATTTAGGCAGACGAAATCATTCAAGGAAGAAGGTGAATTGTAATGAATCAAAAGCAAAAATCAAAAATCGAAGTAACTCTTATGTACCTTGTCATTCTTATCACTTCCATTATTATCTTTTATCCATTAGTGTGGACTGTGGGAATGTCTCTAAATCAAGGTACCAGCTTATATTCATCTTCACTTATTCCAGAAAATTTTTCGTTGGAACATTATAAATGGCTTTTTAGCGATGAAAGTGATTATTTATTATGGTATAAGAATTCACTGATTGTATCGATCTCAGTAGCTGGAGGCAGTGTGATCATTACCTCATTGGTAGCATATGCATTCTCTCGTTACCAATTTGTTGGAAAAAAGAATGCATTGTATATCTTCCTGTTACTACAAATGTTTCCAGTTATGATGGCAATGGTAGCATTATATATTTTCCTTAATATGATCGGAATGCTGGATACATTAACTGGATTAATATTGGTTTATCTAGGTGGACAAATACCATTTAATGCATGGTTAGTTAAAGGGTATTTTGACACTATTCCACGTGAACTTGACGAAGCAGCGAGAATAGATGGGGCTGGGCATTTAAGAGTATTTTGGAGTGTAATGCTTCCGCTAGCAAAACCTATTCTAGCAGTAGTTGCATTATTTAATTTTATGATGCCACTTTTTGATTTCCTATTACCATCAATCGTACTATCAAGTCAAGATAACTATACACTAGCGGTTGGATTGTTTAATTTTATTAATGATCGTTTCGCTAATAATTTCACTAGATTTGCAGCCGGTTCCATTTTAATAGCTGTTCCAGTTGCAACGGTTTATCTATTCTTGCAACGGTACTTAATTTCTGGACTAACAGCAGGAGGCACAAAAGGGTAAATATTGAAATTACTCTCCGCTTTATAATGAAATATATTTTGATATGAAGACCTGATCACATATAATAGAAATACAGAAATCTCAGACATTAATGCATTTTTACAAATCTAAAGGGTGAAAATTATGGGAGTGACAATAAAAGACGTAGCAAAAAAAGCAGGAGTAGCACCCTCAACAGTTTCTAGAGTTATAGCAGACAACCCTAGAATCAGTTTAGATACCAAGAAGCGTGTAAGAAAAGCGATGAAAGATCTGGGATACCATCCAAATATAAACGCCCGTAATCTCGCGGTACGATCTTCACAAGCAATTGGTGTCATTATGCCATCATCTGCTGATAAAGCACTACAAAATCCATTCTTTCCTGAAGTTTTACGTGGAATTGGCTCTTTTGCCCATGAGGCAGAATATTCTTTATACGTATCAACGGGTGGTAATGATCAAGACGTATATGAAGAAGTACAACGAATGGTAAACGGTAACAGGGTTGATGGTATTATCTTACTTTATTCACGAATTGCTGATCCTGTACAACAATTTTTAACAGAAAAAAATTTTCCCTTTGTCATTGTAGGGAAACCTTCTGAACAAGAAAGTGAAATTACGTATGTCGATAATAATAACTTTAAAGCGAGCAAAGACTTAACCAACCATTTGATAGACATCGGGCATCGACATATCGCTTTTATCGGTGGTTCAACGGAATTAACAGTAACCGTTGACCGGCTAAACGGCTATAAGTCTGCCATAGAAGAAGCAGGCTTGCCATTACCAAATGAATATACAGTACACGCGGAATTTCTAAAATCCGGTGGTCGTGATGCGGTCGAGCAACTATTTGCGCTAGATGAACCACCAACAGGTTTGGTAGTAGCTGATGATTTGATGTCTTTAGGGGTAATTAATACATTAGAAGAAATCGGTCTAAGTTGCCCTGAAGATGTTTCCTTAACATCATTTAATAACCTTTATTTATCTGAGATTACCACACCGCCTTTAACAACTGTTGATATTCAAATCTATCAGTTAGGTGTGCAATCCGCTCGTTGCTTAATAGAAAAGGCAAAAAACAAAGATGAGCCGGCTAAACGGATTATTGTTCCTTATGAAATTAAATTCAGACAGTCGACAAGGTCGATCACGTCTGAAACGGTGGAATAGTTTAAAAGGTATACCTGTTATCAGAACACAGGTATACCTTTTTTTAAATGAAATATGATTTACCGACAGTTGCTATCGTTGTTAGATTGGTGTATGTTTGTTTTGCCTCTTCAATAAGATTGTTTACATCTCCAAAATGTGGTAAATGAGTCAGCATTAATTGCTTAACCGCTGCTTGTTCTGCTAAAGCACCGGCTTGCCGACCACTCATATGACCTGGAATTTTCCCCTCATAGCCCTGATAAAGATTAGCCTCCGAAACTAATAAATCAGCATTTTGGGCAAATGAGGAAAGCGACTCTTTCCAGCCTGTATCTGCTGTAAACACAACACTTTTTCCTTTTGTATCTAAACGTACCGCTAGACAATATACAGGATGATCCGTTTTTGTTGTTTCAATTGTAAAAGGACCTATTTGGGATGTTTTCGCTAAATTATATGCTTGCGTATGCTCTTTATAAGATAGAGAGTGGAACTGTTCATCCCGATCATGCGCATATATTGCTAATGTTTTAGGTTGGTCTGCTAATTGATTTTGGATTAATTTTGCGTAATGAAGCGCACCGACATCCGCAATATGATCATGGTGGTAATGAGTGATAATCACCGCATCTAATTGTTGAATAGATATGTAGTTTTGCAACGAAGCAAGCACACCACTACCACAATCTAATAAAAGACGAAAGCCGTCTTCTTCGACTAAAAAAGAAGATGTAGCACTATTTGCTTTTGGGTAGCCTCCCCAGATACCAAGAGGGATAATTTTCATTCTCCTCAGCTCCTAATTCTTTTTTGAAAACCTGTGAACAATATCTTGATGATAGACAGTATTATTGAAATTCGCTATTTTTTGTCCTTCATCGCCTTGATGATGGACACTATTTTTGAAATTCGCTATTTTTTGTCCTTCATCGCCTTGATGATGGACACTATTTTTGAAATTCGCTATTTTTTGTCCTTCATCGCCTTGATGATGGACAGTATTATTGAAATTCGCTATTTTTTTGTCCTTCATCGCCTTGATGATGGACACTATTTTTGAAATTCACTATTTTTTGTCCTTTATCGCATCATTATCTCCATTCCCATTCCAAACATGAAAAAACCACTAGAAATCCTAGTGGCTTTACTATACTAATTTTCTACTCATTAATCAAAAATTCCCTTTGTCAGCTTCACCGGCATTTTTCACTGCTGCTTCCCGGTCTTTTGCCATTTCAGCGACTGATTTCACTTTTAGTCGTGCTGCACCTTGATAATCTTTGGTTGGTATCCGCTCAGCTTCTGCCAACCTTTTTTCAGCCTCAGCTATCGAGCCTTTGTATTGCGGTAGCCATTTCTTTTGAGCAACTAACATTTCATCTGTCATTTGCCAGATTTCTTTCGGATTACAAACAGCACCTACTAATGGATCCATCATCATCGCTTGACGTAATAAATAGTCATCTCCATGAACTGCTGCTTCTACTGCTAGGCGCTGAACGGAAATACTAACATTGCAAACAGCTGCAGGTCCTAAAGGTAAATCACCTACAAACGGCATGTTGATTCCATTGCGATCGACGTAACCTGGTGCTTCAATGATTGCATCGTCAGGTACATTCGAAATAATGCCGTTATTCACCCGGTTAAAATGGCCTCGGTATACCCGGCCTGTTTCTAAGCCCTCTAGAATATAGGAGCCATGTTCTTCACCACGGTTTTCCTCTTTATATTCAAAAGCTGGTTCCTTTAACCAATTTGGAAAATCAGTTTCAAACCAATTACGGCCCTCCGTGCAAACGCGTAAATAGCCACCTGTTTCCCCGTTTATCCAACTGTTCAAATCAATCCACTCGTTAATTTCTTCTGGACGCTTACGGTACCAAGGCACATATTCACTCAAATGTCCATTTGACTCAGTACTGAAATAACCGAAGCGCCGGAGCATATCAATTCTTACTTTTTCTGTATTTTTGTATTCGGAATGATTTTCAAATGCTTCTAATAAATCTCCGGTTCGATCCTGCCCATTTGTTTTTACTTCAATATACCATGTCTGGTGGTTGATTCCAGCACAAATAATATCGACTTCTTCTTTTTCCTTTCCTAAAACGTCCGCGATTTGTTTATGTCCATTCTGTACGCCATGGCAAAGACCTATAGTATTGACTCCACCATATTTGTTGCAAGCCCATGTTAACATTGCCATTGGATTGGCATAGTTTAACAGCAACACATTGGGGTCCGCAACTTCACGAATATCTTTACAAATTTCTAACATCTCGGCAATGCCTCTTTGTCCATACATAATTCCGCCTGCACTCAATGTATCACCTACACATTGATCAACACCATATTTCAACGGAATTTCCACATCATGTTTAAAAGCTTCCAGACCACCAATACGAACAACATTAAAAATATATTTCGCATCTGTTAAGGCAGCTCTTCTGTCTGTTGTTGCATCAATCGTCATATCAAGTCCATTTTCGTGAATATCTCGCTGACACAATTGAGTTACCATATCTAAATTTTTCTCATTTATATCAGTAAAAGCTACCTCTATTCCTCGAAATTCTGGTACTGACAAAATGTCACGAAGCAATCCTCTCGTAAAACCAATACTACCTGCACCGATAAAAGCTATTTTAAATGACACGTTCCTACCTCCTTTTCGTCTTTAATGGTATCTTACCACTAAAGGAGTGTAAGCGATTTAAATATTATCGACACTTGATAAGAATATGTGTAAAATCCTAACTTTCTTATATTTCACGAAAATGTTCTCGATAGGACGATGGTGATAATCCTGTTTCCTTTTTAAACAGATTGCTAAAATATTGACTTGTGTTCACCCCAACATAATTGGAGATTTCAGTAACTGGAATTTCCGTATTGACAAGCAACATTTTGGCTTTATCCAGCCGCACTTTGGTTATGTATTGATTAATTGTCATTCCCAACGAAAGTCTGAATATTTTATGTAAGTAACTTGGATGAAGGTGTGTAATACGTGCAAGATTATCTACCTTTATCTCTGTATCATAATGTTCATGAATATAGGTTAGTGCTTTTTTTAGATGCTGGTTATCTGTCTGTTCATTATGTTCACGACGATTACGGTCAATCCACAATAGTAACTGGACCATTAAATTATCGATCAGCAACTGATTGTTTGCTGACTGATGGTCCAATTCAAGGACGAGATGTCGTAATGTAAAATACACCGCTTCATCATCTTTTAATAAGAAATACCGCTCGTTCTGATCAAATAGTGTTTTTAACGATGGATGTGTTTGAAAAAGCTGATCGATTGACATGTAGTGACTGCGATCATTGCTATGAAAGATAAATTCGACATTTAACATCCGACAAGGATAATCCGTATCAATGATTAAACGATGCTTCACATGGCCCTGTATAAAAATATACTGTCCCTTCCGCATATCAACAATCCGGTCATCGATTTCAATTTGGCATTTGCCATCAATGACATACATAATCTCCATCGCAGGATGATGATGCAATTCCATCTCAAACTCGTGCCAGCGTTTATAATAATAGGCCACTGCCTTCGGAAATTGTTGCACGATCTTCCCTCCTTCAGATTTAAAAAAAAGCTAGAAGATATCCTCCTAACTTTTTCAAACTCTCCATTTACGTACTTCTGTGATTTTTTCATCAAAAAAGGCAAGCACATCATCGATCTCTTGTTTTAATAACGTTAAATCTGTGGAAAGCCAGCGAATAAGAATGCCTTTACCATCAATATCCGTCATCCCTGCCCGATGATTCTTCGCCTGTGATAACCGCTGCTGCACATCCCATTCATCAAAAGGGTGATTCGGAGAAATGTAC encodes:
- a CDS encoding sugar ABC transporter substrate-binding protein; protein product: MRNIKLFFALITLLFAIVIITACAPDREEDTNTDSNEASTSEETVEESNDSAEADKPEELTVWANDEEEQLEAIEKIAADYEEQNDITVNVVPKSMLDQLDELSLAGPEGRGPDLFFQPHDRTGDIVAQGLAQPLDISDEQLADYSDASLASVQYEFEGSNDMYGVPAVIETYGIFYNKDIMDEPQTIDDLLTALEENTDASQDKFGFLMKPNDLYFSYPFFKSFGGYIFGGDIGEYDTSDIGLANEGAIEGGELYQSFFGDGKIPPSTTTDVIDGLFTEGKVGAVINGPWSIPSYTEALGDSLGFAPFPEMDGQGAQSLVGVKAWMVSYYSDNTEWATDLALFMTNEENQKHYFDVAGELPTNTNALESIEDPIFSSFSQQIENGVPMPSTPQMSQVWEPMNNALQFLAEGEDPSSVLPEAVEQIKTNIDASGAQ
- a CDS encoding carbohydrate ABC transporter permease, which gives rise to MNHNSNNNFKNHNPNVATVLSIIFAGLGQLYNRRFLKGTIFILLELAFLVTLFDTINFGLWGLRTLGTIPGTDHSIRLLVFGVLALIATVILIALYVGNVMDARNQAKKIKNGWKPKGLKDTIIDFYDTAFPYLMTVPGLLLMIFVVIFPLIFSVLLAFTNYNLYNSPPRNLVDWVGFENFKELITVPIWQDTFISVLAWTIVWTVIATTLQIAIGLFLALIVNDPRIRFKKLIRTILILPWAVPAFVTILIFSAMFNDDFGAINRDIIIPLLGGEGIPWLSEPFYARTAIILIQTWLGFPFIFALFTGVLQSISKDWYEAADVDGGSRFQKFRFITFPHVMFATAPLLIMQYAQNFNNFNIIYLFNEGGPPVRNQNAGGTDILISWVYKLTFETNNYAMAAVISLIMGLIISGFAFYQFRQTKSFKEEGEL
- a CDS encoding sugar ABC transporter permease, with the translated sequence MNQKQKSKIEVTLMYLVILITSIIIFYPLVWTVGMSLNQGTSLYSSSLIPENFSLEHYKWLFSDESDYLLWYKNSLIVSISVAGGSVIITSLVAYAFSRYQFVGKKNALYIFLLLQMFPVMMAMVALYIFLNMIGMLDTLTGLILVYLGGQIPFNAWLVKGYFDTIPRELDEAARIDGAGHLRVFWSVMLPLAKPILAVVALFNFMMPLFDFLLPSIVLSSQDNYTLAVGLFNFINDRFANNFTRFAAGSILIAVPVATVYLFLQRYLISGLTAGGTKG
- a CDS encoding LacI family DNA-binding transcriptional regulator, producing the protein MGVTIKDVAKKAGVAPSTVSRVIADNPRISLDTKKRVRKAMKDLGYHPNINARNLAVRSSQAIGVIMPSSADKALQNPFFPEVLRGIGSFAHEAEYSLYVSTGGNDQDVYEEVQRMVNGNRVDGIILLYSRIADPVQQFLTEKNFPFVIVGKPSEQESEITYVDNNNFKASKDLTNHLIDIGHRHIAFIGGSTELTVTVDRLNGYKSAIEEAGLPLPNEYTVHAEFLKSGGRDAVEQLFALDEPPTGLVVADDLMSLGVINTLEEIGLSCPEDVSLTSFNNLYLSEITTPPLTTVDIQIYQLGVQSARCLIEKAKNKDEPAKRIIVPYEIKFRQSTRSITSETVE
- a CDS encoding MBL fold metallo-hydrolase — encoded protein: MKIIPLGIWGGYPKANSATSSFLVEEDGFRLLLDCGSGVLASLQNYISIQQLDAVIITHYHHDHIADVGALHYAKLIQNQLADQPKTLAIYAHDRDEQFHSLSYKEHTQAYNLAKTSQIGPFTIETTKTDHPVYCLAVRLDTKGKSVVFTADTGWKESLSSFAQNADLLVSEANLYQGYEGKIPGHMSGRQAGALAEQAAVKQLMLTHLPHFGDVNNLIEEAKQTYTNLTTIATVGKSYFI
- the melA gene encoding alpha-glucosidase/alpha-galactosidase, producing MSFKIAFIGAGSIGFTRGLLRDILSVPEFRGIEVAFTDINEKNLDMVTQLCQRDIHENGLDMTIDATTDRRAALTDAKYIFNVVRIGGLEAFKHDVEIPLKYGVDQCVGDTLSAGGIMYGQRGIAEMLEICKDIREVADPNVLLLNYANPMAMLTWACNKYGGVNTIGLCHGVQNGHKQIADVLGKEKEEVDIICAGINHQTWYIEVKTNGQDRTGDLLEAFENHSEYKNTEKVRIDMLRRFGYFSTESNGHLSEYVPWYRKRPEEINEWIDLNSWINGETGGYLRVCTEGRNWFETDFPNWLKEPAFEYKEENRGEEHGSYILEGLETGRVYRGHFNRVNNGIISNVPDDAIIEAPGYVDRNGINMPFVGDLPLGPAAVCNVSISVQRLAVEAAVHGDDYLLRQAMMMDPLVGAVCNPKEIWQMTDEMLVAQKKWLPQYKGSIAEAEKRLAEAERIPTKDYQGAARLKVKSVAEMAKDREAAVKNAGEADKGNF
- a CDS encoding helix-turn-helix transcriptional regulator, with the translated sequence MQQFPKAVAYYYKRWHEFEMELHHHPAMEIMYVIDGKCQIEIDDRIVDMRKGQYIFIQGHVKHRLIIDTDYPCRMLNVEFIFHSNDRSHYMSIDQLFQTHPSLKTLFDQNERYFLLKDDEAVYFTLRHLVLELDHQSANNQLLIDNLMVQLLLWIDRNRREHNEQTDNQHLKKALTYIHEHYDTEIKVDNLARITHLHPSYLHKIFRLSLGMTINQYITKVRLDKAKMLLVNTEIPVTEISNYVGVNTSQYFSNLFKKETGLSPSSYREHFREI